In the genome of Elusimicrobiota bacterium, one region contains:
- a CDS encoding aminotransferase class V-fold PLP-dependent enzyme — MKKINFDHFAAAYILPEARSAMLPFLGESIGNPLSKHLIGDDARDAVGDARKNVAALLSAADPDEISFTSNGSEANNLAIHGTVRAYTKKGKHIIASPIEHHSIIHPLKNLAKQGYEISWLNVDKDGLVDPVQVKSLIRSDTILVTVTTASNEIGTIEPINEIGMITRECNVVFHTDAIAAAGSVDINVQELNVDLLSISSNVIYGPQGAGALYKRKVLKLYPLIEGGVQENGLRAGSHNVAGIVGFGIAAKIAKEKVVGRIKYLMPLRDKLIAGVLALPHTVLTGSKTRRLPGHTSFCLKFIEGESILLMLSFSGFAGSSGSTCSSEALKMSHVLEAIGVDTISAQGSVAFTLGIDNTEEDVNQFLTVLPPIIDKLRAMSPVTDETKMEEYNKTVRRSK, encoded by the coding sequence ATGAAAAAAATTAATTTTGACCACTTTGCTGCGGCGTATATTTTACCGGAAGCAAGAAGCGCGATGCTTCCATTTCTCGGGGAGAGTATTGGTAATCCGTTGAGCAAGCATTTAATAGGCGATGATGCGAGGGATGCTGTTGGTGATGCGAGGAAAAACGTTGCCGCTCTACTCTCCGCAGCGGATCCCGATGAAATAAGTTTTACTTCAAATGGGAGTGAAGCTAACAACCTTGCAATACACGGAACTGTCAGGGCATACACAAAAAAAGGTAAACATATCATCGCAAGCCCGATTGAACACCATTCGATAATACACCCGCTGAAAAACCTTGCAAAACAAGGGTACGAAATCTCGTGGTTAAATGTGGATAAAGACGGGCTCGTTGACCCTGTACAGGTGAAATCTCTTATACGCAGCGACACAATACTCGTGACTGTAACTACTGCGTCAAACGAAATCGGGACGATAGAACCGATAAACGAAATTGGTATGATTACCCGGGAATGTAATGTCGTGTTTCATACCGACGCAATTGCTGCAGCGGGTAGTGTGGATATCAATGTTCAGGAGTTGAATGTAGACCTGTTAAGTATTTCAAGCAATGTTATCTACGGCCCGCAGGGCGCGGGTGCTTTGTATAAAAGGAAAGTACTCAAACTCTATCCGTTGATCGAAGGAGGGGTACAGGAAAACGGCCTCCGTGCGGGGTCGCATAACGTTGCGGGGATCGTTGGGTTTGGCATCGCAGCAAAAATCGCGAAGGAAAAGGTTGTGGGCCGCATAAAATATTTAATGCCGTTACGGGATAAACTTATTGCTGGTGTACTAGCTTTGCCACATACAGTACTTACGGGCTCAAAAACCAGGCGACTGCCCGGGCATACAAGTTTTTGCTTAAAATTTATTGAAGGCGAGTCAATCCTTTTAATGCTGAGTTTCTCAGGATTTGCGGGGTCAAGCGGGTCAACTTGCTCATCCGAAGCACTAAAAATGTCGCATGTGCTTGAAGCAATCGGGGTGGATACTATCTCCGCGCAGGGTTCTGTTGCGTTTACTCTGGGGATAGATAATACTGAAGAAGATGTTAACCAGTTTCTTACGGTATTACCCCCGATTATTGATAAACTTCGTGCAATGTCGCCTGTAACTGATGAAACTAAGATGGAAGAGTACAACAAAACTGTCCGTAGGAGTAAATAA
- a CDS encoding 4Fe-4S binding protein translates to MAKVKRKIIKIDEDKCNGCGVCIPSCPEGALKVVDTPKGPKARVVKENFCDGLGACVGDCPKDALHVVEATVDRYDEEGVIKHIKKTAPEKLEQHMKHLAAHAKPLACGCPGTASQSWGNDSKNNNDTCGCNDEDEDSVQGGKQKSQLRNWPVQLMLVNPGADYFKNAEIVFAADCVPAANPNFHTEFVKGKMLIICCPKLDDTKIYAEKLVELFITAKPKSVSVAHMEVPCCFGLTQLVKDAMKTAKLKVPYMETVIGIKGETLG, encoded by the coding sequence ATGGCAAAAGTTAAACGCAAGATTATTAAAATTGATGAAGATAAGTGTAATGGCTGCGGCGTGTGTATCCCGTCGTGCCCCGAAGGTGCGTTAAAAGTTGTTGATACGCCTAAAGGGCCGAAAGCCAGGGTGGTGAAAGAAAACTTTTGTGACGGCCTAGGCGCGTGTGTTGGTGACTGCCCGAAGGATGCGTTGCACGTTGTAGAAGCTACGGTTGACCGGTATGACGAAGAAGGTGTTATCAAACACATAAAGAAAACTGCACCGGAGAAACTTGAACAGCATATGAAACACCTTGCTGCGCATGCTAAACCTTTGGCCTGTGGATGCCCGGGTACGGCTTCGCAATCGTGGGGTAATGATAGCAAAAATAATAATGATACGTGTGGGTGTAATGATGAAGACGAAGATAGTGTTCAGGGGGGTAAACAAAAGTCGCAGCTGCGCAATTGGCCTGTACAGTTAATGCTCGTGAATCCAGGGGCGGACTATTTCAAAAACGCGGAGATTGTGTTTGCAGCGGATTGTGTCCCTGCAGCTAATCCAAACTTTCATACTGAATTTGTCAAAGGTAAGATGTTAATCATCTGTTGCCCAAAACTTGACGATACAAAAATTTATGCGGAAAAACTTGTTGAGTTGTTCATAACAGCAAAGCCAAAAAGCGTATCCGTTGCCCATATGGAAGTTCCCTGTTGTTTCGGGTTGACACAATTAGTGAAAGACGCAATGAAAACCGCAAAACTTAAGGTGCCGTACATGGAAACGGTTATTGGAATAAAAGGAGAAACGCTGGGATGA
- a CDS encoding FprA family A-type flavoprotein yields the protein MNIKQLCPNVYSVGAIDWDRRLFDELIPLPEGTTYNAYLVKGTDKTVLIDTVDPVKADVLIANLNSLGVKTIDFVVSHHGEQDHSGLAGKVVELYPGAKVMTNQKCKDMLKDLLHIPDDKFVVINDKDTLDLGGKTLEFIFTPWVHWPETFVTYLREDKVLFTCDFFGSHYAGDPLMPVEGHKVYESAKRYYAEIMMPFRTNIVKNIEKVCAYDVKTIAPSHGPVHYDPSFIINAYKEWTSDKVKNTVVLPYVSMHGSTECMVNHLITELLARGVAVKPFNIPRTDIGELAKELVDAATVIVGTPTVLTGPHPAALYATALFNALRPKTRYISIIGSYGWGGKAVETLAGLIPNIKAELIPPVYIKGNPGVEDFEALTALAQTIAEKHKLL from the coding sequence ATGAACATTAAACAACTTTGCCCAAACGTGTATTCAGTAGGAGCAATTGACTGGGACCGCCGATTGTTTGATGAGCTCATACCATTACCCGAAGGTACGACATACAACGCGTATCTTGTCAAAGGTACGGATAAAACTGTGTTAATTGACACGGTTGACCCGGTAAAAGCGGATGTGTTAATTGCCAACCTCAACTCGTTAGGCGTAAAAACAATTGATTTCGTTGTTTCTCACCACGGTGAACAAGACCATTCAGGCCTTGCAGGTAAAGTTGTGGAATTATACCCCGGTGCAAAAGTTATGACAAACCAGAAGTGTAAGGATATGCTCAAGGATTTGCTGCATATACCTGATGACAAGTTTGTGGTTATTAATGACAAGGATACGCTTGATCTTGGGGGTAAGACATTAGAGTTTATCTTTACCCCGTGGGTACACTGGCCGGAAACGTTTGTGACATATCTGCGTGAGGATAAAGTATTATTTACCTGCGACTTTTTCGGTTCACATTACGCAGGTGATCCACTGATGCCGGTGGAAGGCCATAAAGTGTATGAGTCAGCAAAACGCTACTACGCAGAAATAATGATGCCGTTCCGTACAAACATTGTGAAGAATATAGAAAAAGTGTGTGCGTATGACGTTAAAACCATCGCGCCGTCACACGGGCCGGTACACTATGACCCATCGTTTATCATCAATGCGTATAAAGAATGGACAAGTGATAAAGTAAAAAATACTGTTGTCCTGCCATACGTCTCAATGCATGGGAGTACTGAGTGTATGGTAAACCATCTGATAACCGAACTTCTCGCGCGAGGCGTTGCTGTGAAACCGTTTAATATACCGCGTACCGATATTGGCGAGCTTGCAAAAGAACTTGTTGACGCAGCGACTGTTATTGTTGGTACCCCGACGGTTCTCACGGGCCCGCATCCCGCGGCGTTGTACGCAACCGCATTGTTTAACGCGTTACGCCCGAAAACACGGTATATTTCAATCATTGGTTCCTATGGCTGGGGCGGTAAAGCTGTTGAAACTCTCGCGGGGTTGATTCCGAATATAAAAGCTGAACTTATCCCACCGGTGTATATAAAAGGTAATCCCGGGGTAGAGGATTTTGAGGCATTAACTGCGTTAGCGCAAACTATTGCTGAGAAACATAAATTGTTGTAG
- a CDS encoding rubredoxin has translation MKKYKCTVCGYVYDPQAGDPDNNVKPGTPFEKLPEGWVCPLCGADKEAFEEEKE, from the coding sequence ATGAAGAAGTACAAATGCACGGTATGTGGTTATGTTTATGACCCGCAGGCAGGTGATCCTGATAATAATGTAAAACCCGGTACGCCATTTGAAAAACTGCCTGAAGGATGGGTATGCCCGCTTTGCGGTGCGGATAAAGAAGCGTTTGAAGAAGAGAAGGAGTAG
- a CDS encoding Rrf2 family transcriptional regulator, whose protein sequence is MRITTKGHYGIRAMMELAVRYNNGPVQQKDISRHQEIPYKYLERIMNLLTLSGLVRSMRGHGGGFVLSKPPEGITLFQILEATEGSLVPMECLVNSSVCARYNKCVVHDVWSEWAKASERILNRVTLKKLVDKQYGKKK, encoded by the coding sequence ATGAGAATAACAACAAAAGGGCATTACGGCATCCGCGCAATGATGGAACTCGCTGTGCGGTACAACAACGGCCCGGTACAGCAGAAAGATATTTCCCGGCATCAGGAGATTCCGTATAAGTACCTCGAACGTATAATGAACCTTCTCACGCTCTCAGGCTTGGTACGGAGTATGCGGGGACACGGTGGCGGGTTTGTCCTGTCCAAACCGCCGGAAGGTATTACGTTGTTCCAGATACTTGAAGCAACTGAAGGTTCGTTAGTACCGATGGAATGTTTAGTGAATTCCTCAGTCTGCGCGCGATACAATAAATGCGTAGTCCACGATGTGTGGAGCGAGTGGGCAAAAGCGTCTGAACGTATACTTAATAGAGTAACACTGAAGAAGTTGGTAGATAAACAGTATGGAAAGAAGAAATAG